In Corynebacterium nuruki S6-4, the following proteins share a genomic window:
- the guaD gene encoding guanine deaminase — MYTLHTGHVVTPLTGVDDLLDLPGGGVVVDRSDGTVEAVGKASDLRKAYPDATVADHGDRLIVPGFVDCHVHYPQLGMIASPGEELLDWLDRYTFPAEARFADEAWAQTRARLFTDQLIAHGVTTACVFSTVHKGSADALFRAAHDRNLRIITGKTCMDRNAPDELLDTPDSAVADSLDLLERWHGVGRLEYAVSPRFAPTSSDAQLRALGELAAAHPDVVIQTHLAENLGECRWVAELFPDAADYTDVYDAAGLVRRRAVFGHAVHLSDRETGRLAEAHASLAHCPTSNSFLGSGLFPLHDTAFAGGDDLRIGLGSDVGAGTSLSPLTTAGEAYKVSRLLGSPLSVAELLRLSTLGGAEALGVADSVGSLEVGKDADLVVLDPASSPVLEQRAEQCTTTAELLFALMILGDDRAVSAVAVAGDTVDRAA, encoded by the coding sequence ATGTACACCCTGCACACCGGCCATGTCGTCACCCCGCTCACCGGGGTGGACGACCTCCTCGACCTGCCCGGCGGGGGTGTCGTCGTCGACCGCTCCGACGGCACCGTGGAGGCGGTGGGGAAGGCGTCCGACCTGCGCAAGGCCTACCCGGACGCCACTGTCGCCGACCACGGCGACCGTCTCATCGTCCCCGGCTTCGTCGACTGCCACGTCCATTACCCGCAGCTCGGCATGATCGCCTCACCCGGTGAGGAACTGCTCGACTGGCTCGACCGCTACACCTTCCCCGCCGAGGCACGGTTCGCCGACGAGGCATGGGCGCAGACCCGCGCCCGCCTGTTCACCGACCAGCTCATCGCCCACGGTGTGACGACCGCCTGCGTGTTCTCCACCGTGCACAAGGGCAGTGCGGACGCCCTGTTCCGCGCCGCCCACGACCGCAACCTCCGGATCATCACCGGCAAGACCTGCATGGACCGCAACGCCCCCGACGAGCTGCTCGACACCCCCGACAGTGCCGTCGCCGACAGTCTCGACCTGCTGGAACGCTGGCACGGGGTGGGGCGCCTCGAATACGCGGTCTCCCCGCGGTTCGCCCCGACCTCCTCGGACGCCCAGCTGCGTGCCCTCGGCGAACTCGCCGCCGCCCACCCCGACGTCGTCATCCAGACGCACCTCGCGGAGAACCTCGGCGAGTGCCGGTGGGTCGCCGAACTCTTCCCGGACGCCGCCGACTACACCGACGTCTACGATGCCGCCGGACTCGTCCGCCGTCGTGCGGTCTTCGGCCACGCCGTCCACCTCTCCGACCGGGAGACCGGACGCCTCGCCGAGGCGCACGCCTCCCTCGCACACTGCCCGACGTCCAACAGTTTCCTCGGCTCCGGACTGTTCCCGCTGCACGACACCGCCTTCGCCGGTGGTGACGACCTGCGCATCGGCCTCGGCTCCGATGTCGGCGCCGGCACCTCGCTGTCACCGCTGACCACCGCGGGGGAGGCCTACAAGGTCTCCCGGCTGCTCGGCTCCCCGTTGTCCGTCGCCGAACTGCTGCGGCTGTCCACCCTCGGCGGTGCGGAGGCACTGGGCGTGGCGGACTCGGTCGGCAGCCTCGAGGTGGGCAAGGACGCCGATCTCGTCGTTCTCGACCCGGCCTCCTCACCCGTGCTCGAGCAACGCGCCGAGCAGTGCACCACCACCGCGGAGCTCCTGTTCGCGCTGATGATCCTCGGCGACGACCGGGCGGTCAGTGCCGTCGCCGTCGCAGGCGACACCGTCGACAGGGCCGCATAA
- the uraH gene encoding hydroxyisourate hydrolase, translating into MSLSTHCLDTTTGRPAEGLQVELVALTVHKTGAEVTAGTEVLESATTDADGRYRFVTDPEPGTYRLRFLTGDHLAAQGRETLYPWVDVTFTVDDPADHPDAPRHLHIPLLLNPFGYSTYRGS; encoded by the coding sequence ATGAGCCTGTCCACCCACTGCCTCGACACCACCACCGGACGCCCCGCGGAAGGCCTCCAGGTCGAACTGGTCGCACTGACGGTGCACAAGACCGGAGCGGAGGTGACCGCCGGGACCGAGGTGCTCGAATCCGCCACCACGGACGCCGACGGGCGCTACCGCTTCGTCACCGACCCGGAGCCCGGGACGTACCGGCTACGCTTCCTCACCGGCGACCACCTGGCGGCGCAGGGGCGGGAGACCCTGTACCCGTGGGTCGACGTGACCTTCACCGTCGACGATCCGGCGGACCACCCGGACGCCCCGCGGCACCTGCACATCCCGCTGCTGCTCAACCCGTTCGGTTACTCCACCTACCGCGGCAGCTGA
- a CDS encoding flavin-containing monooxygenase, with product MTTPDTSPAAGPVSGTAFDTAAGAEKTEVVVIGGGQSGIATSEHLTTAGIPHIVLERDRIAEKWRTGRWDSLCANGPAWHDRFPGLTFDAPTASGAAPVDPDEFAHHDRVAQYFEDYAALIGAPLRTGVEVISVTPRTGEGGYLVTTRQTATGDLGRIIADHVVAATGPFQTPVIPPVIPATVAERRGITQIHSADYDNPEQLADGGVLVVGAGSSGLQIAVELNRAGRDVTLAVGEHDRPPRRYRGRDNVWWLGVLGKWDMAAPPVGAEHVTIAVTGADGGYTVDFRDLAADGIHLVGRAEACDDRGVLRIREDLADNIHAGDRNLLELFADADAYIAANGLDLPEEPEAWVLGPDPADVTDPTLELDLAAAGITTVIWATGYGVDYSWLQVDGVLDTAGRPAHQRGVSPVNGVYFVGLPWLSRRGSSFIWGCWHDAKYVVDEIQIQRGYAAYRPTPATAQETIR from the coding sequence ATGACAACCCCTGACACATCCCCAGCAGCCGGCCCTGTATCCGGCACAGCATTCGACACGGCAGCCGGCGCCGAAAAGACCGAGGTCGTCGTCATCGGCGGCGGCCAGTCCGGCATCGCCACCAGTGAGCACCTCACCACCGCCGGAATTCCCCACATCGTCCTGGAACGCGACCGCATCGCCGAGAAGTGGCGCACCGGCCGGTGGGATTCCCTCTGCGCCAACGGCCCCGCCTGGCACGACCGCTTCCCGGGCCTCACCTTCGACGCCCCCACCGCCTCCGGGGCCGCACCGGTCGACCCGGACGAGTTCGCCCACCACGACCGCGTCGCACAGTACTTCGAGGACTACGCCGCCCTCATCGGCGCCCCGCTGCGTACCGGGGTGGAGGTCATCTCCGTCACCCCGCGCACCGGCGAGGGCGGCTACCTGGTCACCACCCGGCAGACCGCCACCGGTGACCTGGGCCGGATCATCGCCGACCACGTCGTCGCCGCCACCGGCCCGTTCCAGACCCCCGTCATCCCGCCGGTCATCCCGGCGACCGTCGCGGAGCGGCGGGGCATCACCCAGATCCACTCCGCCGACTACGACAACCCGGAGCAGCTCGCCGACGGCGGCGTCCTCGTCGTCGGCGCCGGCTCCTCCGGACTCCAGATCGCCGTCGAGCTCAACAGGGCCGGCCGCGACGTCACCCTCGCCGTCGGCGAACACGACCGCCCGCCGCGCCGGTACCGCGGCCGGGACAACGTGTGGTGGCTCGGCGTGCTCGGCAAGTGGGACATGGCCGCGCCGCCGGTCGGCGCGGAGCACGTCACCATCGCCGTCACCGGTGCCGACGGCGGCTACACCGTCGACTTCCGCGACCTCGCCGCCGACGGCATCCACCTGGTCGGCCGTGCCGAGGCCTGCGACGACCGGGGCGTCCTGCGCATCCGGGAGGACCTCGCCGACAACATCCACGCCGGCGACCGCAACCTCCTCGAACTCTTCGCCGACGCGGACGCCTACATCGCCGCCAACGGTCTGGACCTGCCCGAGGAGCCGGAGGCGTGGGTCCTCGGCCCCGACCCGGCCGACGTCACCGACCCCACCCTGGAACTCGACCTCGCCGCCGCCGGCATCACCACCGTCATCTGGGCGACCGGCTACGGCGTCGACTACTCGTGGCTGCAGGTCGACGGCGTGCTCGACACCGCCGGACGCCCCGCCCACCAGCGTGGCGTGAGCCCCGTCAACGGGGTGTACTTCGTCGGCCTGCCGTGGCTGTCGCGCCGCGGCTCCAGCTTCATCTGGGGCTGCTGGCACGACGCGAAGTACGTCGTCGACGAGATCCAGATCCAGCGCGGCTACGCCGCCTACCGCCCCACCCCCGCCACCGCACAGGAGACCATCCGATGA
- a CDS encoding nucleobase:cation symporter-2 family protein: MTVSSHDTPDLPHPVDQRPPLGRLIILGLQHVLAMYAGAVAVPLIVGGALIQAGQFNAGDLHHLVVADLFVAGIASVVQSVGLWRFGAKLPLMQGVSFVAVAPMISIGSEHGVTAIYGSVIVTGVVMILVAPLFAKIVRYFPPLVTGTIITVVGLSLLSVASGWVFNSSAAESDQGTTQNFILAIIALVVVILIHRFAPPAFRSLAVLGGIIVGTVVGQFLGATDWSQVGPAEWVGVPTPFQFGAPTFEIASILTMVLVGLVIMTETTGDIIAIGDVVKKPVDGKTLSDGLRADGLSTVLGGIFNTFPYTAFAQNVGLVSLSRIASRYVVTAAGVILVLLGLLPKMGAVVTGIPAPVLGGAGVALFGMVTASGIRTLSTVAWNETRALIVGVSVAVAMLPSVQPGLYGKLPDELGMILDSGISAGAVVVIVLNLLLNRQDGGHLAPAPAGKEPSEKLGPTGDSESYEVVLNNSERAAAWAERKAAEARIAVAEARDAQVRAAEIRAAEGSR, encoded by the coding sequence ATGACCGTTTCCTCCCACGACACCCCGGACCTGCCGCATCCGGTCGATCAGCGACCACCACTGGGCCGGCTGATCATCCTGGGTCTCCAGCACGTGCTGGCGATGTACGCGGGGGCGGTCGCCGTCCCCCTGATCGTCGGCGGCGCCCTGATCCAGGCCGGCCAGTTCAATGCCGGGGACCTGCACCACCTCGTCGTCGCCGACCTGTTCGTCGCCGGCATCGCCTCGGTGGTCCAGTCCGTCGGCCTGTGGCGGTTCGGCGCGAAACTGCCGCTCATGCAGGGGGTGAGTTTCGTCGCCGTCGCCCCGATGATCTCCATCGGCTCGGAACACGGCGTGACGGCGATCTACGGCTCGGTGATCGTCACCGGTGTGGTGATGATCCTCGTCGCCCCACTGTTCGCGAAGATCGTCCGCTACTTCCCGCCCCTGGTCACCGGAACCATCATCACGGTCGTCGGCCTGTCACTGCTGTCCGTCGCCTCCGGCTGGGTGTTCAACAGTTCCGCGGCCGAGTCCGACCAGGGCACCACGCAGAACTTCATCCTCGCCATCATCGCCCTGGTCGTGGTGATCCTCATCCACCGCTTCGCCCCGCCGGCGTTCCGGTCACTCGCCGTGCTCGGCGGCATCATTGTCGGCACCGTCGTCGGCCAGTTCCTCGGCGCGACCGACTGGTCGCAGGTCGGCCCGGCGGAGTGGGTCGGGGTGCCCACCCCGTTCCAGTTCGGCGCCCCCACGTTCGAGATCGCCTCGATCCTGACGATGGTGCTCGTCGGTCTGGTCATCATGACCGAGACCACCGGCGACATCATCGCGATCGGCGATGTCGTGAAGAAACCCGTCGACGGGAAGACCCTGTCGGACGGCCTGCGTGCCGACGGCCTGTCCACCGTCCTCGGCGGCATCTTCAACACGTTCCCCTACACGGCTTTCGCCCAGAACGTCGGGCTGGTGTCCCTGTCCCGCATCGCCTCACGCTACGTCGTCACCGCCGCCGGTGTGATCCTGGTGCTGCTCGGCCTGCTGCCGAAGATGGGTGCGGTCGTCACCGGCATCCCGGCCCCCGTCCTCGGTGGTGCGGGAGTGGCACTGTTCGGCATGGTCACGGCGTCCGGAATCAGGACGCTGTCCACGGTCGCGTGGAATGAGACCCGTGCCCTCATCGTCGGCGTGTCCGTTGCCGTGGCGATGCTGCCCAGCGTGCAGCCCGGACTGTACGGGAAGCTGCCCGATGAACTCGGCATGATCCTGGATTCCGGCATCTCCGCCGGTGCCGTCGTCGTCATCGTGCTGAACCTGCTGCTCAACCGGCAGGACGGCGGGCACCTCGCCCCGGCACCGGCGGGGAAGGAGCCGTCGGAGAAACTGGGTCCGACCGGGGACTCGGAATCCTATGAGGTGGTCCTCAACAACTCCGAACGTGCTGCGGCGTGGGCCGAGCGCAAGGCGGCGGAGGCCCGCATCGCCGTGGCGGAGGCACGTGACGCGCAGGTGCGGGCCGCGGAGATCCGGGCGGCGGAGGGCAGCAGATGA
- a CDS encoding type IV toxin-antitoxin system AbiEi family antitoxin domain-containing protein, with amino-acid sequence MDGNRRIWTTADLRAAGLDRGKVSAAVEQKKLHVIRRGLYVTDDDAHLILQALARGYPGITFTGRTAAFLYRALPMTWPATAEHPTNRHRDHLIDIRRRVGRPTRQVGWTTVAAPVLVALDLPEPDAVRVLENGYAGFTGSRRLEEDLAQLSRRERTLLEPVLRTVVLGTASQLEQTAVTAIRKALAAEVDAGTVTVETNKLFRGYWFDVMIREARVLVEIDSYAFHGEGKARKSAFVRDRHKGNQVTRWGWLLLRYPDHAVKNLPEYVGAEVADTVRFTLAHDRGRRGDEALDTDRPVQEWYPEV; translated from the coding sequence ATGGACGGCAACAGACGCATCTGGACGACGGCGGACCTGCGCGCGGCGGGACTGGACCGGGGAAAGGTGTCCGCAGCGGTGGAGCAGAAGAAACTCCACGTGATCAGACGGGGACTCTACGTCACGGACGACGACGCGCACCTGATACTCCAGGCGCTGGCCCGGGGATACCCGGGCATCACCTTCACCGGACGCACCGCCGCGTTCCTCTACCGGGCGCTCCCGATGACGTGGCCGGCGACGGCGGAACACCCGACCAACCGGCACCGTGACCACCTCATCGACATCCGCCGACGGGTGGGCCGGCCCACCAGGCAGGTCGGCTGGACGACCGTCGCCGCCCCGGTGCTGGTCGCCCTCGACCTCCCGGAACCGGACGCCGTGCGCGTCCTGGAGAACGGCTACGCCGGATTCACGGGCTCGCGCCGGCTCGAGGAGGACCTGGCGCAGTTGTCGCGGCGGGAGCGGACGCTGCTGGAGCCGGTGCTGCGCACAGTGGTTCTGGGTACGGCGAGCCAGCTGGAGCAGACGGCGGTGACCGCCATCAGGAAGGCGCTGGCGGCGGAGGTGGACGCGGGGACGGTCACCGTCGAGACGAACAAGCTGTTCCGGGGGTACTGGTTCGACGTGATGATCCGGGAGGCACGCGTCCTCGTCGAGATCGACAGTTACGCCTTCCACGGTGAGGGGAAGGCCAGGAAGTCCGCCTTCGTCAGGGACCGGCACAAGGGCAATCAGGTGACCAGGTGGGGATGGTTACTGCTGCGCTATCCGGATCATGCGGTGAAGAACCTGCCGGAGTACGTGGGGGCGGAGGTGGCGGACACCGTCCGGTTCACGCTGGCACACGACCGGGGACGCCGCGGGGACGAGGCGCTCGACACGGACCGGCCGGTGCAGGAATGGTATCCGGAGGTGTGA
- a CDS encoding MFS transporter has product MTATTPTRDPHSTDPHDVDSATLRRSIVAGSVGVLVHWFDWAVYAYLATTISDVFFPDAGGATGLLAVFGVFAVAFFFRPVGSLIFGHLGDTLGRKKTLSVVIIMMALGTLMLGLTPSYDSIGVWAPVLLVVGRIIQGIAAGGEFGSATAFLAEYSRPTKRGFNCSWIEFGSVMGFLLASGVVAVLFAVFDDRTVTDWAWRIPFLITVPLAAVGYYIRTTIEDTPDYRALEEAEEVPTAPIKEVFQHNRKQFFQTVGVEIFMNCTFYVVLTYLLTYQEDTVGFNAGTAARLSVIASLTAAVIIPLSGKAADRWGRKPVLLTAGVLLLVLSWPMFQWMNQGTAVAGFCSTFVLSAVLALILGTHTSAVAELFPTRTRQSGLSMAYSIAGALFAGTLPYVNTWLIDWTGNIMVPAFTLMIVAVVGLITVSSMPETKGIGFIADKEPNAAPDAAPDAASATAPATRSDDEPEPEPQGAATR; this is encoded by the coding sequence ATGACCGCCACCACCCCCACCCGGGATCCGCACAGTACGGATCCACATGACGTGGACAGTGCCACGCTGCGCCGGAGTATCGTCGCCGGTTCCGTCGGCGTGCTGGTGCACTGGTTCGACTGGGCCGTGTACGCCTACCTGGCCACGACCATCTCCGACGTGTTCTTCCCCGACGCCGGCGGCGCCACCGGCCTGCTCGCCGTCTTCGGCGTCTTCGCCGTCGCGTTCTTCTTCCGCCCGGTCGGCTCGCTGATCTTCGGCCACCTCGGGGACACCCTCGGCCGCAAGAAGACCCTGTCGGTCGTCATCATCATGATGGCGCTCGGCACCCTGATGCTCGGCCTGACCCCCTCCTACGACTCGATCGGTGTCTGGGCGCCGGTGCTGCTCGTCGTCGGCCGCATCATCCAGGGCATCGCCGCCGGCGGCGAGTTCGGCTCCGCCACGGCCTTCCTCGCCGAGTACTCGAGGCCGACGAAGCGCGGTTTCAACTGCTCGTGGATCGAGTTCGGTTCCGTCATGGGATTCCTGCTCGCCTCCGGTGTCGTCGCGGTCCTCTTCGCCGTCTTCGACGACCGGACCGTCACCGACTGGGCGTGGCGGATCCCCTTCCTCATCACCGTCCCGCTCGCCGCCGTCGGCTACTACATCCGTACGACGATCGAGGACACGCCCGACTACCGGGCCCTGGAGGAGGCCGAGGAGGTCCCGACCGCCCCGATCAAGGAGGTCTTCCAGCACAACAGGAAGCAGTTCTTCCAGACCGTCGGTGTGGAGATCTTCATGAACTGCACGTTCTACGTGGTGCTCACCTACCTGCTCACCTACCAGGAGGACACGGTCGGCTTCAACGCCGGGACCGCCGCCCGACTTTCAGTGATCGCCTCCCTCACCGCCGCAGTGATCATCCCGCTGTCCGGTAAGGCCGCCGACCGGTGGGGACGCAAGCCTGTTCTCCTCACCGCCGGCGTCCTGCTGCTGGTGCTGTCCTGGCCGATGTTCCAGTGGATGAACCAGGGCACCGCCGTCGCCGGTTTCTGCTCGACCTTCGTGCTCTCCGCCGTGCTCGCGCTCATCCTCGGTACCCACACCTCGGCCGTCGCCGAACTGTTCCCGACCCGGACGCGCCAGTCCGGACTGTCGATGGCCTACAGCATCGCCGGCGCCCTCTTCGCCGGGACGCTGCCCTACGTCAACACCTGGCTGATCGACTGGACCGGCAACATCATGGTGCCCGCCTTCACCCTCATGATCGTCGCCGTCGTCGGCCTCATCACCGTCTCCTCCATGCCGGAGACGAAGGGGATCGGCTTCATCGCCGACAAGGAACCGAATGCTGCACCGGACGCTGCACCGGACGCCGCGTCGGCCACTGCACCGGCCACCCGGTCCGACGACGAACCCGAACCCGAGCCGCAGGGCGCCGCGACCCGCTGA
- a CDS encoding M20 family metallopeptidase — protein MSEVDDRKAALQARIAELQPSLVDLSEWLHAHPETAWQEHASAARCAAYLRDHGFAVEENYVGLETAFHAVAGSGPFRLALMAEYDALPNIGHACGHNLIATMSLGAAVALAESADDLGLTVEVFGTPAEEGGGGKIEMLDRGAFDGLGFAMMVHPAPVDVVRARPFAVEHWEITYTGHASHAGSYPTEGVNAADAFTVAEVAVGLLRQQLPASVRVHGIVTHAGDAPNAIPGKTRGRWYVRAGDMAELAETAEKVKNCFRAGALATGCEVEIVDESKPYSDMRTCEDALGFYRANATALGRDLHTEGDDPAAEMCRASTDFANVSWAVPAIHPYIGVDSFPVLNHQAEFADACVGAVAERTLLDGATAMAWTAVDVAESVAGSVAASSAGSDAS, from the coding sequence ATGAGTGAGGTGGATGACCGCAAGGCCGCCCTGCAGGCGCGGATCGCCGAACTGCAGCCGTCGCTGGTGGACCTGTCGGAGTGGCTGCACGCCCACCCGGAGACCGCCTGGCAGGAACACGCCTCCGCCGCCCGGTGCGCCGCCTACCTGCGCGACCACGGCTTCGCGGTCGAGGAGAACTACGTCGGACTCGAGACCGCCTTCCACGCCGTCGCCGGCTCCGGCCCGTTCCGGCTCGCCCTCATGGCCGAGTACGACGCCCTGCCCAACATCGGTCACGCCTGCGGCCACAACCTCATCGCCACGATGTCGCTGGGCGCCGCCGTGGCGCTGGCGGAGAGCGCCGACGACCTCGGCCTGACCGTCGAGGTCTTCGGCACCCCGGCCGAGGAAGGCGGCGGCGGCAAGATCGAGATGCTCGACCGCGGGGCCTTCGACGGTCTCGGGTTCGCCATGATGGTCCACCCCGCCCCCGTCGACGTCGTCCGCGCCCGGCCGTTCGCCGTGGAGCACTGGGAGATCACCTACACCGGCCACGCCTCCCACGCCGGGTCCTACCCGACCGAGGGCGTGAACGCGGCGGACGCCTTCACCGTCGCCGAGGTGGCCGTCGGACTGCTGCGCCAGCAGCTCCCCGCCTCGGTCCGGGTGCACGGCATCGTCACCCACGCCGGGGACGCCCCCAACGCCATCCCCGGGAAGACCCGTGGACGCTGGTACGTCCGCGCCGGGGACATGGCCGAACTGGCGGAGACCGCTGAGAAGGTGAAGAACTGCTTCCGCGCCGGCGCGCTGGCCACCGGGTGCGAGGTGGAGATCGTGGACGAGTCGAAGCCGTACTCCGACATGCGGACCTGCGAGGATGCCCTCGGGTTCTACCGTGCCAACGCCACCGCCCTCGGCCGGGACCTGCACACCGAAGGCGACGACCCGGCGGCGGAGATGTGCCGCGCCTCCACCGATTTCGCCAACGTCTCCTGGGCGGTGCCGGCGATCCACCCGTACATCGGGGTGGACTCGTTCCCGGTGCTCAACCACCAGGCCGAGTTCGCGGACGCCTGTGTCGGGGCGGTGGCAGAGCGGACACTGCTCGACGGGGCCACGGCGATGGCCTGGACCGCGGTGGACGTGGCTGAGTCCGTGGCAGGGTCCGTGGCTGCGTCCTCGGCAGGGTCCGACGCGAGCTGA
- a CDS encoding DUF1028 domain-containing protein, translated as MTFSIVAREVAPDGSVAFGMAVSSSSPAVAARCLHLRGGVGAVASQNITDPRFGGFLLDALASGASADGALDALRAADTTLDYRQISVLGPTGAPVAWSGPHTLGTYASAVGQDAVCAGNMLADDRVPAQMLAAFDAADGDLETRLLTAMQAGLAAGGEAGPVHSAGLAVIRGAGWAETDLRVDWSETPLGDLAALLELWLPQRDDYVARGTDPASSPSYGVPGDE; from the coding sequence ATGACCTTCTCCATCGTCGCCCGCGAGGTCGCCCCCGACGGCTCCGTGGCCTTCGGCATGGCCGTCAGCTCCTCCTCGCCCGCGGTCGCCGCCCGCTGCCTGCACCTGCGTGGCGGGGTCGGCGCCGTCGCCTCGCAGAACATCACCGACCCGCGGTTCGGCGGATTCCTGCTGGACGCCCTCGCTTCCGGGGCGTCCGCCGACGGGGCACTGGACGCCCTGCGTGCCGCCGACACCACCCTCGACTACCGCCAGATCAGCGTCCTCGGCCCGACCGGCGCCCCGGTCGCCTGGTCCGGACCGCACACCCTCGGCACCTACGCCTCGGCCGTCGGGCAGGACGCCGTCTGCGCCGGCAACATGCTCGCCGACGACCGGGTCCCGGCGCAGATGCTGGCCGCCTTCGACGCCGCGGACGGGGACCTGGAGACCCGGCTGCTCACCGCGATGCAGGCCGGCCTCGCCGCCGGCGGCGAAGCGGGCCCGGTGCACTCCGCAGGACTGGCCGTCATCCGCGGCGCCGGCTGGGCGGAGACCGATCTGCGGGTCGACTGGTCGGAGACCCCGCTCGGCGACCTCGCCGCCCTGCTGGAACTCTGGCTGCCGCAGCGGGACGACTATGTCGCCCGCGGCACCGACCCGGCGTCCTCCCCCTCCTACGGGGTGCCCGGCGATGAGTGA
- a CDS encoding RidA family protein, protein MKHTRIRPFNTADTYPEQNLDNDLCQAVVANGVVYLRGQIGQDLDTRENVGVGDVEAQAEKAMANIAMLMEEAGGTLEDIVKVTVYLVDIRYREAVYRVMGRWLKGVHPVSTGLVVSALARPEWLVEIDATAVL, encoded by the coding sequence ATGAAGCACACCCGCATCCGCCCGTTCAACACCGCCGACACCTACCCGGAGCAGAACCTCGACAACGACCTCTGCCAGGCCGTCGTCGCGAACGGGGTGGTGTACCTCCGCGGCCAGATCGGCCAGGACCTCGACACCCGCGAGAACGTCGGCGTCGGCGACGTCGAGGCCCAGGCGGAGAAGGCGATGGCGAACATCGCCATGCTCATGGAGGAGGCCGGCGGCACCCTCGAGGACATCGTCAAGGTCACCGTCTACCTCGTCGACATCCGCTACCGCGAAGCCGTCTACCGCGTCATGGGCCGCTGGCTCAAGGGCGTGCACCCGGTCTCCACCGGCCTCGTCGTCTCCGCCCTGGCCCGCCCGGAATGGCTCGTCGAGATCGACGCGACGGCGGTGCTGTAG
- a CDS encoding LysR family transcriptional regulator, with translation MPKSRDALTLTQLRYFARVAELGSMTAAADELFVAQSAVSTAMHQLEKTLGATLFIRRRSRGVLLTEQGHAFHTAALRVLDSVDEAVGALSPGQLSGSLTAGCFTTLAPYWLPEVLERLQSSSPGLTCTIREVTGDQVVSLLQRREIEVALTYDFDYGRGIDFERIIEAPIYAAVAADDPLARRTSVTLAELASRPLVLLDMDKSTNYFLSLFRDAHLRPLIHQRFESMEVVRSMVARGHGYTILNQRPAHDLTNDGRHLVRLPIDGVRSRLQTGVAHRSGEPLSRKGQAFLDACRDTLSQE, from the coding sequence ATGCCGAAATCCCGCGACGCCCTGACCCTCACCCAGCTGCGCTACTTCGCCCGCGTCGCCGAGCTCGGGTCGATGACCGCAGCCGCCGACGAACTGTTCGTCGCCCAGTCCGCGGTGAGCACCGCCATGCACCAGCTGGAGAAGACCCTCGGCGCCACGCTGTTCATCCGGCGCCGCTCCCGGGGTGTGCTGCTCACCGAACAGGGCCACGCCTTCCACACCGCGGCGCTGCGGGTCCTCGACTCGGTCGACGAGGCGGTGGGCGCCCTCTCCCCCGGCCAGCTCAGCGGATCCCTCACCGCCGGCTGCTTCACCACCCTCGCCCCCTACTGGCTGCCGGAGGTCCTCGAACGGCTGCAGTCCTCCTCACCCGGACTGACCTGCACCATCCGGGAGGTGACGGGTGACCAGGTGGTCTCCCTGCTGCAGCGCCGCGAGATCGAGGTCGCCCTCACCTACGACTTCGACTACGGCCGCGGCATCGATTTCGAGCGCATCATCGAGGCGCCGATCTACGCGGCGGTCGCCGCCGACGACCCGCTGGCGCGGCGGACCTCGGTGACCCTGGCCGAGCTGGCGTCCCGCCCCCTGGTCCTGCTGGACATGGACAAGTCCACCAACTACTTCCTGTCGCTGTTCCGGGACGCCCATCTGCGGCCGCTCATCCACCAGCGGTTCGAGTCGATGGAGGTGGTGCGGTCGATGGTGGCCCGCGGCCACGGCTACACGATCCTCAACCAGCGTCCCGCCCACGATCTCACCAACGACGGACGCCACCTGGTCCGGCTGCCGATCGACGGGGTGCGCTCCCGGCTGCAGACCGGGGTCGCCCACCGGTCGGGTGAACCGCTGTCCCGGAAGGGGCAGGCTTTTCTCGACGCCTGCCGGGACACTCTGTCACAGGAATGA
- a CDS encoding 2-oxo-4-hydroxy-4-carboxy-5-ureidoimidazoline decarboxylase, with amino-acid sequence MAFTLADFNAAPVDRLTTDLADLFGSPALAESVAASRPYDSVDQLCATASALLTAQDRESRRTVCDAVNAHPPIGGTVAAGTRSASEQAAALGATGDAELDALRDLQPRYREQFGWNYLVRAAGRSAREIRDDLLARLDNAPADEWPVTVANLDAINQLRLRGWITG; translated from the coding sequence ATGGCCTTCACTCTCGCGGACTTCAACGCCGCCCCCGTCGACCGGTTGACCACGGACCTCGCGGACCTGTTCGGCAGCCCCGCACTGGCGGAATCGGTGGCGGCGTCCCGCCCGTACGACAGTGTCGACCAGCTGTGCGCCACGGCGTCCGCCCTGCTCACCGCGCAGGACCGGGAGAGTCGGCGGACCGTGTGCGACGCGGTCAACGCCCACCCCCCGATCGGCGGGACGGTCGCCGCCGGCACCCGGTCGGCCAGCGAGCAGGCGGCGGCGCTCGGCGCGACCGGGGACGCCGAGCTCGACGCCCTGCGGGACCTGCAGCCCCGCTACCGGGAACAGTTCGGCTGGAACTACCTGGTCCGCGCGGCCGGGCGCTCCGCCCGGGAGATCCGTGACGACCTGCTCGCCCGGCTGGACAACGCGCCGGCCGACGAATGGCCCGTCACCGTCGCCAACCTGGACGCCATCAACCAGCTGCGCCTGCGCGGCTGGATCACCGGGTAA